One region of Bradyrhizobium betae genomic DNA includes:
- a CDS encoding integration host factor subunit beta, with product MIKSELVQRIAEHNPHLYQRDVENIVNAILEEIVAALARGDRVELRGFGAFSVKHRPARAGRNPRTGAHVPVDQKSVPFFKTGKEMRERLNRDHPDPGAPD from the coding sequence ATGATCAAATCCGAACTTGTTCAGCGTATCGCCGAGCACAACCCGCATCTGTACCAGCGGGATGTCGAGAACATTGTGAATGCGATTCTCGAAGAGATCGTAGCAGCCCTCGCGCGCGGTGATCGCGTCGAGTTGCGCGGCTTCGGTGCCTTCTCGGTCAAGCATCGCCCTGCACGCGCCGGGCGTAATCCACGCACCGGCGCCCATGTGCCCGTCGACCAGAAGAGTGTTCCGTTCTTCAAGACCGGCAAGGAAATGCGCGAGCGGCTGAATCGCGACCATCCGGATCCCGGCGCGCCGGATTAA
- the sppA gene encoding signal peptide peptidase SppA, which yields MSLDSDIIVDRRRIRRKLTFWRVAAALIAIAAIAGFALIATPGARGTFAAAGSIARVQIEGLIRSDSDRTQALERLENSQAAAVIVHINSPGGTTAGSEQLYDSLVRLKAKKPLVVVVEGLAASGGYITAIASDHIIAQQSSLVGSIGVLFQFPNVSELLKTVGVKVEEVKSSPLKAAPNGFEPTSPEARAALDALVKDSYAWFKGLVKERRGMDDTQLEKVADGRVFTGRQAIDLKLIDQLGDEKTAVTWLVEQKGVKKGLTVRDYKLQPRFSDLPFLKAAAAVTLEALGLGSIAHQIGQTGVAQAVDRFGMDGMLALWQPAASN from the coding sequence ATGTCGCTCGATTCGGACATCATCGTCGATCGCCGCAGGATCCGTCGCAAGCTGACGTTCTGGCGCGTGGCCGCCGCCCTGATCGCGATCGCGGCGATCGCAGGCTTCGCGCTGATCGCGACGCCCGGCGCGCGCGGCACGTTCGCAGCCGCCGGCTCGATCGCTCGCGTTCAGATCGAAGGCCTGATCCGCAGCGATTCCGACCGCACGCAGGCGCTGGAGCGATTGGAGAATTCGCAGGCCGCCGCGGTCATCGTCCATATCAACTCGCCGGGCGGCACCACCGCCGGCTCCGAGCAGCTCTACGATTCGCTGGTGAGGCTGAAGGCGAAGAAGCCGCTCGTCGTCGTGGTCGAAGGCCTTGCCGCTTCCGGCGGTTACATCACGGCGATTGCGAGCGACCACATCATCGCCCAGCAGAGCTCGCTGGTCGGCTCGATCGGCGTGCTGTTCCAGTTTCCCAACGTCTCGGAGCTGCTGAAGACCGTCGGCGTCAAGGTCGAGGAGGTAAAGTCCTCGCCGCTGAAGGCCGCGCCCAACGGCTTCGAGCCGACCAGCCCGGAGGCGCGCGCCGCGCTCGATGCGCTGGTGAAGGATTCCTACGCCTGGTTCAAGGGCCTGGTGAAGGAACGGCGTGGCATGGATGACACGCAGCTCGAAAAAGTCGCCGATGGCCGCGTCTTCACCGGGCGCCAGGCAATCGATCTCAAGCTGATCGATCAGCTCGGCGACGAGAAGACCGCGGTGACCTGGCTGGTCGAACAGAAGGGCGTCAAGAAGGGACTCACCGTCCGCGATTACAAGCTTCAGCCGCGCTTCAGCGATTTGCCGTTCCTCAAGGCGGCGGCTGCCGTGACGCTGGAAGCGCTCGGTTTAGGCTCGATTGCGCATCAGATCGGGCAAACCGGTGTCGCGCAGGCCGTGGACCGGTTCGGAATGGATGGAATGCTGGCCCTGTGGCAGCCGGCGGCGTCAAACTGA
- the rpsA gene encoding 30S ribosomal protein S1, which produces MASTSADTYSPSRDDFAAMLDESFAGGNLQESSVIKGRVVAIEKDMAVIDVGLKTEGRVALREFSGPGRDSELKVGDEVEVFLDRIENALGEAVLSRDKARREESWGKLEKAFQNNEKVNGVIFNQVKGGFTVDLDGAVAFLPRSQVDIRPIRDVAPLMNNSQPFQILKMDRRRGNIVVSRRTVLEETRAEQRQELVQNLEEGQVIDGVVKNITDYGAFVDLGGIDGLLHVTDIAWRRVNHPTEVLSIGQTVKVKIIKINHETHRISLGMKQLLDDPWQGIEAKYPLGARFTGRVTNITDYGAFVELEPGIEGLIHVSEMSWTKKNMHPGKIVSTSQEVEVQVLEVDSVKRRISLGLKQTMRNPWEVFVEGHPTGSVVEGEVKNKTEFGLFLGLEGDVDGMVHLSDLDWKLPGEQVIDNYKKGDMVKAVVLDVDVEKERISLGIKQLEGDPFAEPGDVKKGAVVTCEVLEVKESGIEVKITGTDFSTFIKRSELARDRNDQRAERFAVGEKVDARVIQFDKKARKVQVSIKALEVAEEKEAIAQYGSSDSGATLGDILGTALKNRDK; this is translated from the coding sequence ATGGCTTCGACTTCCGCTGATACCTATAGCCCCTCGCGCGATGATTTCGCCGCGATGCTCGATGAGTCCTTCGCAGGTGGCAACCTGCAGGAGAGCTCCGTCATCAAGGGCAGGGTTGTTGCAATCGAAAAGGACATGGCCGTCATCGACGTCGGCCTGAAGACCGAGGGCCGCGTCGCCCTGCGCGAATTTTCCGGCCCCGGCCGTGACAGCGAGCTCAAGGTCGGCGACGAGGTGGAAGTGTTCCTCGATCGCATCGAGAACGCCCTCGGCGAAGCCGTGCTGTCGCGCGACAAGGCGCGCCGCGAAGAGAGCTGGGGCAAGCTCGAGAAGGCGTTCCAGAACAACGAGAAGGTCAACGGCGTCATCTTCAACCAGGTCAAGGGCGGCTTCACGGTCGACCTCGACGGTGCCGTGGCCTTCCTGCCGCGCTCGCAGGTCGACATCCGTCCGATCCGCGACGTTGCGCCGCTGATGAACAACTCGCAGCCGTTCCAGATCCTCAAGATGGACCGCCGCCGCGGCAACATCGTCGTCTCCCGCCGCACGGTGCTGGAAGAGACACGCGCCGAGCAGCGTCAGGAGCTGGTGCAGAACCTCGAAGAGGGTCAGGTCATCGACGGCGTGGTCAAGAACATCACCGATTACGGTGCGTTCGTTGATCTCGGCGGCATCGACGGCCTGCTGCATGTCACCGACATCGCGTGGCGCCGCGTCAACCACCCGACCGAGGTGCTCTCGATCGGCCAGACCGTGAAGGTCAAGATCATCAAGATCAACCACGAGACGCACCGCATCTCGCTGGGCATGAAGCAGCTGCTGGACGATCCGTGGCAGGGCATCGAAGCCAAGTACCCGCTGGGTGCCCGCTTCACCGGCCGCGTCACCAACATCACCGACTACGGTGCGTTCGTCGAGCTCGAGCCGGGCATCGAAGGCCTGATCCACGTCTCCGAGATGTCGTGGACCAAGAAGAACATGCACCCCGGCAAGATCGTTTCGACCTCGCAGGAAGTCGAAGTGCAGGTGCTCGAAGTCGATTCCGTCAAGCGCCGCATCTCGCTCGGCCTCAAGCAGACCATGCGCAACCCCTGGGAGGTCTTTGTCGAAGGTCACCCGACCGGTTCGGTGGTCGAGGGCGAAGTCAAGAACAAGACCGAGTTCGGTCTGTTCCTGGGCCTCGAGGGCGACGTCGACGGCATGGTCCATCTCTCCGACCTCGACTGGAAGCTTCCCGGCGAGCAGGTGATCGACAACTACAAGAAGGGCGACATGGTCAAGGCCGTGGTGCTCGATGTGGACGTCGAGAAGGAGCGCATCTCGCTCGGCATCAAGCAGCTCGAAGGCGACCCATTCGCCGAGCCGGGCGATGTCAAGAAGGGCGCGGTCGTGACCTGCGAAGTGCTCGAAGTGAAGGAAAGCGGCATCGAGGTGAAGATCACCGGTACCGACTTCTCGACCTTCATCAAGCGCTCGGAGCTCGCCCGTGACCGCAACGACCAGCGCGCCGAACGCTTTGCCGTCGGCGAGAAGGTCGATGCCCGCGTGATCCAGTTCGACAAGAAGGCCCGCAAGGTCCAGGTGTCGATCAAGGCGCTCGAAGTCGCCGAAGAGAAGGAAGCCATCGCGCAGTACGGCTCCTCCGATTCGGGGGCGACGCTCGGCGACATCCTCGGCACCGCGCTCAAGAACCGCGACAAGTAA
- the cmk gene encoding (d)CMP kinase has product MIIAIDGPAASGKGTLGKRLAHHYGYRHLDTGVIYRAVAYALMQSGHDLRDEAAAVAAALELDPEKFGNPALKTQKAGEGASIVSAIPRVREALVNFQRQFAADPPGAVLDGRDIGTVICPDADVKIFVVADPKVRARRRTMEALARGEEADEAAVLADIIQRDERDQNRPIAPLKPASDAYLLDNSQLDIEAGVRAAIDIIEAVRAGRSRG; this is encoded by the coding sequence ATGATCATCGCCATCGACGGACCGGCCGCCTCGGGCAAGGGGACGCTCGGCAAGAGGCTCGCTCATCACTACGGCTATCGTCATCTCGATACCGGCGTGATCTATCGCGCGGTGGCCTACGCCCTGATGCAGTCCGGACATGACCTCAGGGACGAAGCGGCGGCGGTCGCGGCGGCGTTGGAGCTCGATCCCGAAAAATTCGGCAATCCCGCCCTGAAGACCCAGAAGGCCGGCGAGGGCGCCTCCATCGTCTCGGCCATCCCGAGGGTTCGTGAGGCCCTGGTCAATTTCCAGCGGCAGTTCGCCGCCGATCCGCCCGGTGCCGTGCTTGATGGCCGCGACATTGGAACCGTGATCTGCCCGGATGCCGATGTGAAGATCTTCGTCGTCGCCGACCCCAAGGTCCGCGCCCGCCGCCGGACCATGGAAGCCCTGGCGCGGGGCGAGGAGGCGGACGAGGCGGCCGTGCTGGCGGACATCATCCAGCGCGACGAACGCGACCAGAACCGGCCGATCGCCCCCCTGAAACCCGCCTCCGATGCTTACTTGCTAGATAACTCCCAACTGGATATAGAAGCGGGCGTCCGGGCCGCCATCGACATTATCGAGGCCGTCCGAGCGGGCCGGTCGCGGGGTTAA
- the aroA gene encoding 3-phosphoshikimate 1-carboxyvinyltransferase: MTHSDKPTPLKSRASGPLTGKVRVPGDKSISHRALILGALAVGETRISGLLEGEDVLNTAKSMQALGARVERTGDFAWKVNGVGVAGFAEPKAPLDFGNSGTGCRLVMGAVAGCPISAVFDGDASLRSRPMRRILDPLEKMGAKVVSGGEGGRLPLTVQGARDPLPITYKTPVASAQIKSAVLLAGLAAPGTTTVIESEASRDHTELMLKHFGAEITSVPEGQHGRRITLVGQPELHGATVIVPADPSSAAFPVVAALIVEGSDVVLSDVMTNPLRTGLFTTLREMGASIEESDVRGDAGEPMAQLRVRASKLRGVEVPPERAPSMIDEYLVLAVAASFAEGTTIMRGLQELRVKESDRLEATADMLRVNGVKVEVSGDDLIVEGRGHVPGGGTVATHMDHRIAMSALVMGCASDQPVTVDDTAFIATSFPDFIPMMRSLGAEFS; encoded by the coding sequence TTGACCCATTCCGACAAGCCGACGCCGCTCAAGTCGCGGGCCAGCGGTCCCCTGACCGGAAAAGTACGGGTGCCCGGGGACAAGTCGATTTCCCACCGCGCCCTCATCCTGGGCGCGCTCGCGGTCGGCGAGACCAGGATTTCGGGCCTGCTGGAGGGCGAAGACGTCCTCAACACCGCCAAATCCATGCAGGCACTGGGCGCCAGGGTCGAACGCACCGGAGATTTCGCCTGGAAGGTGAACGGCGTCGGCGTCGCCGGCTTCGCCGAGCCCAAGGCGCCGCTCGATTTCGGCAACTCCGGCACCGGCTGCCGGCTCGTCATGGGCGCCGTTGCGGGCTGCCCGATCTCGGCCGTGTTCGATGGCGACGCCTCGCTGCGCAGCCGCCCGATGCGCCGGATCCTGGACCCGCTCGAAAAGATGGGCGCGAAGGTCGTTTCCGGTGGCGAGGGCGGCCGTCTGCCGCTGACCGTCCAGGGCGCGCGCGATCCGCTGCCGATCACCTACAAGACCCCGGTCGCATCGGCCCAGATCAAATCGGCGGTGCTGCTGGCGGGCCTCGCCGCACCCGGCACCACCACGGTGATCGAGAGCGAGGCCAGCCGCGACCATACCGAGCTGATGCTCAAGCATTTCGGTGCCGAGATCACGTCTGTGCCGGAAGGCCAGCATGGCCGCCGCATCACGCTGGTGGGCCAGCCCGAGCTGCATGGCGCGACTGTCATCGTGCCCGCCGATCCGTCTTCGGCGGCCTTCCCGGTCGTTGCTGCGCTCATCGTCGAGGGGTCTGATGTCGTTCTGTCCGATGTCATGACCAATCCTCTGCGCACCGGCCTGTTCACCACGCTGCGTGAAATGGGCGCCTCGATCGAGGAAAGCGACGTGCGCGGCGATGCCGGCGAGCCGATGGCGCAGCTGCGCGTGCGCGCCTCGAAATTGCGCGGCGTCGAGGTGCCGCCCGAGCGCGCGCCGTCGATGATCGACGAATATCTCGTGCTGGCGGTGGCGGCCTCTTTCGCCGAGGGCACCACCATCATGCGCGGCCTGCAGGAGCTGCGCGTCAAGGAATCCGACCGGCTGGAGGCCACCGCCGATATGCTCCGCGTCAACGGTGTGAAGGTCGAGGTCTCCGGCGACGATCTGATCGTCGAGGGGCGCGGCCATGTCCCCGGCGGCGGCACGGTCGCCACCCACATGGATCATCGCATCGCGATGTCCGCGCTGGTGATGGGCTGCGCGTCCGACCAGCCGGTCACCGTCGACGACACCGCCTTCATCGCCACCAGCTTCCCGGATTTCATCCCGATGATGCGTTCGCTGGGGGCCGAGTTTTCATGA
- a CDS encoding TIGR02300 family protein → MAKSELGTKRICPTTGKKFYDLNKTPVISPYTGEVVPIAPIAPARASRAEPRHAPAADTAPEPAEVEEVSLEEADAEENTGKVKAVVPESEDDIEVDETIEDDDDDDSTFIADDEEGDEDVTDIIGDVGGDEET, encoded by the coding sequence GTGGCCAAGTCCGAACTCGGAACCAAACGTATTTGCCCGACCACGGGCAAGAAGTTCTATGACCTCAACAAGACTCCGGTGATCTCGCCCTATACCGGCGAAGTGGTGCCGATTGCGCCGATTGCGCCGGCTCGTGCGAGCCGGGCCGAACCCCGCCATGCGCCGGCCGCTGACACCGCGCCGGAGCCGGCAGAGGTCGAGGAGGTCTCGCTCGAGGAGGCCGACGCCGAGGAAAACACCGGCAAGGTCAAAGCCGTCGTGCCCGAATCCGAGGACGATATCGAGGTCGACGAGACCATCGAGGACGATGACGACGATGATTCGACCTTCATCGCCGACGACGAAGAGGGCGATGAGGACGTCACCGACATCATTGGTGACGTCGGAGGCGATGAAGAGACTTGA
- a CDS encoding GIY-YIG nuclease family protein yields MWYVYIIRSIEFPDQEYIGATEDLKRRLPEHNAGKSAHTAKFKPWKLVWYCAFPDKLKALAFEKYLKSHSGRAFSKKRLC; encoded by the coding sequence ATGTGGTACGTCTACATCATCCGCAGCATCGAGTTCCCCGACCAAGAATACATTGGCGCCACCGAGGATCTGAAGCGGCGGCTTCCGGAGCATAATGCCGGTAAATCCGCTCATACTGCCAAGTTCAAGCCGTGGAAGCTGGTCTGGTACTGCGCTTTCCCCGACAAGCTTAAGGCCTTGGCATTCGAGAAATATCTCAAGTCACACTCAGGCCGCGCCTTCTCAAAAAAGCGGCTCTGCTGA
- a CDS encoding MarR family winged helix-turn-helix transcriptional regulator — protein sequence MPRKSSTLDPQRLDNQICFAVYSAAHAFNRVYKPLLDRLGLTYPQYLVMLVLWERDDVPVKDIGEKLFLDSGTLTPLLKRLEAAHLVKRTRSSEDERQVLIALTPQGYALKDKARAVPQSILAASDCSVSELVAMKDEIVALRDRLNAVIGE from the coding sequence ATGCCCCGGAAATCATCGACCCTGGATCCGCAACGTCTCGACAACCAAATCTGCTTTGCGGTCTATTCCGCCGCGCACGCCTTCAACCGCGTCTACAAGCCGTTGCTGGACCGGCTCGGCCTGACCTATCCCCAATATCTCGTGATGCTGGTTCTGTGGGAGCGCGACGACGTGCCGGTGAAGGACATCGGCGAGAAGCTGTTCCTCGATTCGGGCACGCTGACCCCGCTCCTGAAGCGGCTCGAGGCCGCCCACCTGGTCAAGCGCACCCGCTCCAGCGAGGACGAGCGTCAGGTGCTGATCGCACTGACGCCGCAGGGCTACGCCCTGAAGGACAAGGCGCGCGCCGTGCCGCAATCGATCCTGGCCGCGTCGGACTGTTCGGTCTCGGAACTGGTGGCGATGAAGGACGAGATCGTCGCGTTGCGGGACAGGCTGAATGCGGTGATCGGGGAGTAG
- a CDS encoding organic hydroperoxide resistance protein yields the protein MSVNVLYKTSAKATGGRDGHAATLDGALDVKLTTPKELGGGGGAGNNPEQLFAAGYAACFIGAMKFVASQGGPKVPADASVTSTVGIGPRSEGGFGLDIDLAVSLPGLARTDAEALVEKAHQVCPYSNATRGNVDVRLTVV from the coding sequence ATGTCAGTGAACGTCCTCTACAAGACCAGCGCAAAAGCCACCGGTGGCCGCGACGGCCATGCTGCGACCCTCGACGGCGCGCTCGACGTCAAGCTGACCACGCCGAAGGAGCTCGGCGGTGGCGGCGGCGCCGGCAACAATCCCGAGCAGCTGTTTGCGGCCGGCTACGCTGCCTGCTTCATCGGCGCGATGAAGTTCGTGGCGTCCCAGGGCGGCCCGAAGGTGCCGGCCGACGCCTCCGTCACCTCGACCGTCGGCATCGGCCCGCGCTCGGAAGGCGGCTTCGGTCTCGACATCGATCTTGCCGTCTCGCTGCCGGGCCTCGCCCGCACTGATGCAGAGGCGCTGGTCGAGAAGGCCCACCAGGTGTGCCCCTACTCCAATGCCACGCGCGGCAATGTCGACGTTCGCCTGACGGTCGTCTGA